A single Loxodonta africana isolate mLoxAfr1 chromosome 12, mLoxAfr1.hap2, whole genome shotgun sequence DNA region contains:
- the FZD9 gene encoding frizzled-9, with protein MDVPPLRRALLLWQLLAAGGAALEIGRFDPERGRGPAPCQAVEIPMCRGIGYNLTRMPNLLGHESQREAAAKLDEFAPLVQYGCHSHLRFFLCSLYAPMCTDQVSTPIPACRPMCEQARLRCAPIMEQFNFGWPDSLDCAQLPTRNDPHALCMEAPENATAGPAESHKGRGMLPVAPRPARPPGDGAPGPSGACENPEKFQYVEKSRSCAPRCGPGVEVFWSRRDKDFALVWMAVWSALCFFSTAFTVLTFLLEPHRFQYPERPIIFLSMCYNVYSLAFLIRAVAGAQSVACDQEAGALYVIQEGLENTGCTLVFLLLYYFGMASSLWWVVLTLTWFLAAGKKWGHEAIEAHGSYFHMAAWGLPALKTIVILTLRKVAGDELTGLCYVASMDAAALTGFVLVPLSCYLVLGTSFLLTGFVALFHIRKIMKTGGTNTEKLEKLMVKIGVFSILYTVPATCVIVCYVYERLNMDFWRLRAMEQPCTAAPVPGGRRDCSLQEGSVPTVAVFMLKIFMSLVVGITSGVWVWSSKTFQTWQSLCQRKIAAGRARAKACRAPGSYGRGTHCHYKTPTVVLHMTKTDPSLENPTHL; from the coding sequence ATGGACGTGCCGCCGCTGCGCCGGGCGCTGCTGCTGTGGCAGCTGCTGGCGGCGGGCGGCGCGGCGCTGGAGATCGGCCGCTTCGACCCGGAGCGCGGGCGCGGGCCGGCGCCGTGCCAGGCGGTGGAGATCCCTATGTGCCGCGGCATCGGCTACAACCTGACCCGCATGCCCAACCTGCTGGGCCACGAGTCGCAGCGCGAGGCGGCCGCCAAGCTGGACGAGTTCGCGCCGCTCGTGCAGTACGGCTGCCACAGTCACCTGCGCTTCTTCCTGTGCTCGCTCTACGCGCCCATGTGCACCGACCAGGTCTCGACGCCCATCCCCGCCTGCCGGCCCATGTGCGAGCAGGCCCGCCTGCGCTGCGCGCCCATCATGGAGCAGTTCAACTTCGGCTGGCCGGACTCGCTGGACTGCGCGCAGCTGCCCACGCGCAACGACCCGCACGCGCTCTGCATGGAGGCCCCGGAGAACGCCACGGCCGGCCCCGCCGAGTCCCACAAAGGCCGCGGCATGCTGCCCGTGGCGCCGCGGCCCGCACGGCCCCCCGGCGACGGCGCCCCGGGGCCCAGCGGCGCCTGCGAGAACCCCGAGAAGTTTCAGTACGTGGAGAAGAGTCGCTCGTGCGCCCCGCGCTGCGGGCCGGGCGTCGAGGTGTTCTGGTCGCGGCGGGACAAGGACTTCGCGCTCGTCTGGATGGCCGTGTGGTCGGCTCTGTGCTTCTTCTCCACCGCCTTCACCGTGCTCACCTTCCTGCTGGAGCCTCACCGTTTCCAGTACCCCGAGCGCCCCatcatcttcctctccatgtgctACAACGTCTACTCGCTGGCCTTCCTTATCCGCGCCGTGGCCGGGGCCCAGAGCGTGGCCTGTGACCAGGAGGCGGGCGCGCTGTACGTGATTCAGGAGGGCCTGGAGAACACGGGCTGCACACTCGTCTTCCTGCTTCTCTACTACTTTGGCATGGCCAGCTCACTGTGGTGGGTGGTCCTGACGCTCACCTGGTTCCTGGCGGCCGGCAAGAAATGGGGCCACGAAGCCATTGAGGCCCACGGCAGCTACTTCCACATGGCAGCCTGGGGCCTGCCGGCCCTCAAGACCATCGTCATCCTGACCCTGCGCAAGGTGGCCGGGGACGAACTGACCGGGCTGTGCTACGTGGCCAGCATGGACGCAGCTGCGCTCACCGGCTTCGTGCTGGTGCCCCTGTCCTGCTACCTGGTGCTCGGCACCAGCTTCCTCCTGACGGGCTTCGTGGCTCTCTTCCACATCCGCAAGATCATGAAGACAGGCGGCACCAACACTGAGAAGCTGGAGAAGCTCATGGTCAAGATTGGGGTCTTCTCCATTCTCTACACAGTGCCCGCCACTTGCGTCATTGTTTGCTACGTCTATGAGCGCCTGAACATGGACTTCTGGCGCCTGCGGGCCATGGAGCAGCCCTGCACAGCGGCTCCAGTGCCTGGAGGCCGGAGGGACTGCTCACTGCAAGAGGGCTCGGTGCCCACCGTGGCTGTCTTTATGCTCAAAATCTTCATGTCGCTAGTGGTAGGCATCACCAGCGGAGTCTGGGTGTGGAGCTCCAAGACTTTCCAGACCTGGCAAAGCCTGTGCCAGCGTAAGATTGCCGCAGGCCGGGCCCGGGCAAAGGCCTGTCGGGCCCCCGGGAGCTATGGCCGGGGCACCCACTGCCACTACAAGACCCCCACTGTGGTCTTGCACATGACTAAAACGGACCCCTCTCTGGAGAACCCCACACACCTCTAG